In one Sulfurospirillum tamanense genomic region, the following are encoded:
- a CDS encoding bifunctional diguanylate cyclase/phosphodiesterase yields MSLVVGVVLGALLYGTVKLEEKVEAKMFEISTSDIFHIAQNSAKTITSLLNTQESYVTQIQRNTLLQQEIEAHLRILPTKNIKYAYLLYRDARGVFRFLADASAPFEKALLNQKLDVTSPAWNEIYEKKEPLIIRHDFLKALSISYLTPLLNNQEVQLVLAIDFSVEKVESINTILAFMKTTLLTTIGIMVLFFIVLIVQTYRYVVAKKSAYIDKLTNTYNRNYLQELEEFINLGDYALAALDIDHFKKVNDTYGHHAGDMILKDVASIILANTRKKDDIVIRYGGEEFVILSKIKRTDHASPLNIFERIFTSIQAKAFHVSNSDTLHITVSMGINLALNQSRTFSDAFKLADIALYNAKHRGRNCIEIYEENKNSHKHTHLTIGEINVAIEEDRVVCFFQQIVHTQSKKLSHYEALLRIVDKDGSIITPSKILPAIKGTFVLRNITKRVLEICYATLCRHPAICINVNLNPQDIINETILDLLKEYAKEKNIAQRIGLEIVESEEFMHYKHADENLLMLKSLGYTISIDDFGTGYSNFVYLTQIQTDFIKIDGDIIKNIVEDKVSLAVVKSIVNFAKEAKIQVVAEYVCNEEIYNIVNSLGIEYCQGHYFSIPKASPA; encoded by the coding sequence TTGAGTCTTGTTGTCGGAGTGGTTTTGGGTGCATTGCTATACGGAACTGTCAAACTGGAAGAAAAAGTTGAGGCAAAAATGTTTGAGATTTCCACATCCGACATTTTTCACATTGCTCAAAACAGTGCAAAAACCATCACATCTCTTTTAAACACCCAAGAAAGCTACGTTACTCAAATACAACGCAACACTCTTCTTCAACAAGAAATTGAAGCCCATCTGAGGATTTTACCCACTAAAAATATCAAATACGCCTACCTTCTCTACAGGGACGCTAGAGGTGTTTTTAGATTTTTGGCCGATGCTTCTGCCCCTTTTGAAAAGGCTCTACTTAATCAAAAACTTGACGTCACTAGCCCTGCTTGGAATGAAATTTATGAAAAAAAAGAACCCCTAATTATTAGACATGATTTTCTCAAAGCGCTCTCCATTAGTTACCTGACTCCCTTACTAAACAACCAAGAGGTTCAGCTGGTCTTAGCCATTGATTTTTCTGTTGAAAAAGTAGAGAGCATCAATACTATTCTTGCCTTTATGAAAACGACCCTTTTAACAACAATAGGGATTATGGTTCTCTTTTTTATCGTACTTATAGTGCAAACGTACCGGTATGTCGTCGCTAAAAAAAGTGCCTACATAGACAAACTTACCAATACATACAACAGAAATTATCTTCAGGAGCTAGAAGAGTTTATCAACCTTGGCGACTACGCATTAGCCGCTTTAGACATAGACCACTTTAAAAAAGTCAACGACACCTACGGACACCATGCGGGAGATATGATTCTCAAAGACGTTGCCAGCATCATCCTTGCCAACACGCGCAAAAAAGATGACATTGTTATCCGCTACGGGGGAGAAGAGTTTGTGATTCTTTCAAAAATCAAAAGGACCGACCACGCCTCGCCTTTAAATATTTTTGAGAGAATTTTCACGAGCATCCAAGCCAAGGCTTTTCATGTTTCAAACTCCGACACACTTCACATTACCGTTTCTATGGGTATCAATTTAGCACTAAACCAATCCAGAACTTTTTCTGATGCTTTTAAGTTGGCAGACATTGCTCTTTACAATGCAAAACATAGAGGTAGAAATTGCATTGAAATTTACGAAGAGAACAAAAACAGCCACAAGCACACCCACCTTACCATAGGTGAAATTAATGTCGCCATTGAAGAGGACAGAGTGGTCTGCTTTTTCCAGCAAATCGTACACACCCAATCCAAAAAACTTTCTCACTATGAGGCGCTACTGCGCATTGTTGACAAAGACGGGAGTATCATTACTCCGAGCAAAATCCTTCCCGCCATCAAAGGAACCTTTGTCTTGCGCAATATCACCAAAAGGGTTTTAGAAATTTGCTATGCGACCCTTTGCCGCCATCCTGCCATTTGCATCAATGTTAATCTCAATCCTCAAGACATCATCAATGAAACTATTCTTGACCTTCTAAAAGAGTACGCCAAAGAGAAAAACATTGCACAAAGAATCGGGCTAGAAATTGTAGAAAGTGAAGAGTTTATGCACTACAAACATGCGGATGAAAACCTGCTGATGTTAAAGTCTCTTGGCTACACAATCTCTATCGATGATTTTGGAACTGGGTATTCTAACTTTGTTTATTTGACCCAAATTCAAACAGATTTTATTAAAATAGATGGGGATATCATCAAAAACATTGTGGAAGACAAAGTCTCACTCGCGGTTGTAAAAAGCATCGTTAACTTTGCCAAAGAGGCAAAGATTCAAGTAGTCGCCGAATATGTGTGCAACGAAGAGATTTATAACATTGTCAACTCCCTTGGCATTGAGTACTGCCAAGGGCATTATTTTTCTATTCCTAAAGCATCTCCTGCATAA